The sequence below is a genomic window from Neodiprion pinetum isolate iyNeoPine1 chromosome 7, iyNeoPine1.2, whole genome shotgun sequence.
CTGTAATACATCTCGGAGGTACGAATAGATTTTACGATTCGTGCAAATCTACTGTGGCGTAGATGGCCACAGGGTAGGTAATGGCTATAattgtatcaatttttacacataATCGAGCGTACCTCATGTTAGATTGATTCTTAAACTTACATATCAGTCGTACTTACGATAACCGGTGACTAACACTTGGAGTCAAACCCAGCTACTGATAcgttcacaattttttcaatccacAGGTCCATCCATTCAATTATCTGAAGCTTAGAATATCGGGGGCGTCGGTACACTTTTTTAATTCGTCTGAATGTACGCCTGTGTGAGGTAAAATGCAGTTTTAGTCAAATTAAACATATCGTTACCACTCCAGATGGTGACGCGGGTGGATGGGGACCTTGGAGCCAATGGACTCCCTGCAGTAGTTCGTGCGTTGGTGGGACCAGGCACCGGTATCGCTTTTGCGATACACCGCCACCAAAATACGGGGCAAAATTTTGTCAGGTTTGTAATTGACGCCGCGAACGATTGCGCGCTATTCTTACCGGAAACGCATAACAGCTACTCACGCCTTTCGCTACGTATTTAACAATTGTTCAATGGTTGCGTTTCACTTTTACAGGGACAGGCAGTGGAGACCGAAACATGCGGTGGTACGAATCATTTGGATCTTCATGGGAACTGGAACCTTGCAGAGTGGGAGTGCCGCCACGGCAAGGAATTAGCTGCAGAGAAACCAGAAGTTGCTGCTGAGATTGGCAGTGTGTGCAGATGTGGTTGTTTAGTTATCCTAGACAGAAATAAAATGCAAAGAATCCTGGCCGCAAGCACACAGGCCTGTCCCGGTAGATCCTTTTGGTTGGTTCAGGTACGGTAGCAATAGtttgttatcattatttcaGCAGTGTGACGCGAATTCGCGAAAACGCGCGATGCGGTATATATAACGACTATAAGTGCCCCAGCTTTAAGTCTCTTCAAGTATTTTTGCTGACGAAAACTTGAATACGCCTGGCGATAAGTGAAATGTGTCGTCTATTGAAGGGCATTCGTTCGTGTACTTATTCACGACCAGCCGCGTATTAGGTCGTACAACGTCGTCCGTACACTATCGTACCATGTACTATCCGAATGTTGCAGGCTGAAGCTAACCACAGGGTTCGCCTTCACTTGGACCAAGCAAGATTCCCGTGTAAGGAACAGTACGTCAGGGTACGTGACGGGGATTCTTTGACTGCTGAACTGCTGGCTGATGTGGCTTTCGATAAGAACTCCCCGATTTCCGGCACGGTCACGTCCTCGGATACACATTTACTAGTGGAATTCTTCAGCGGCGAGGAATCAGCGGTTCACGCATCGTGCGTCGGTGGATATTTGGCTCACGCCACGATGTTTGGTGAGAATCGCAACCGACGTTACTTCCCTCGTGACATTTACGTACCTACCTcagaatttgaagaaatttcattcagataaaaataatccaagTTCGGTTTAACTTTGCCTTCTAACATCATTGCTTCTGTCGTAGCCAATATTTTCTCGGTAAATGAAACCGGTATGCCGGCTGACTTTTTGTCACCAAAAATAATGGCGGCGGCGGGAAGATGGGCGCAGTGGTTGACGCCGGCTCATTTGGCAGCTGCGACGCTTCTTGTTCTCATATTCCTCGTATCTGTATTCTTGGCGTTACAATACGCCTTCAAGTACAGAAAATATGAGATAGCCGAGGACCTTGACAGTCTCACAGACAATTCCGGTTAGTCGGTttcatcgattaatcgatgcatttATCAACGATGTGACGTTTGCACCAAGACTTCTTGTAGCGGGATTGTAACTACGACTTTTCCAGCTTTCGGCGGATCAATGCAGGGCTTGGCAAGGAGGGCAAGGGCATTGTCATCGGCAACTCTCTTCTCCGAGGTGGTCTCTCTCATTCGATTACCCAGAATGGGTTCCCCCAAGCACGCGAGGCTTCAAGAGGCACCAGCCGATGTAGAGGACGACTACGAGTGCGCGGGAAGCCAAGCTATAAAGTAAGGGTGTCAGAACtgaggggtgaaaaagtttttcgcaCTGATTATAATTTCTGCTTCCCAAAGCTCGagtttcgatgaaaatcacGTTTCGTCACATTGCTTCCAGAGACGATTCAGAGGTTAGCGAGAAATCTGGGACATTGAAGAGCAAAGGCTCGGATGAAAATTTGCAGACAACAATTGTTCAAGGCTCTGTGGACACGCATGGCAGGCAGTCATCGACTTGCAGTATACCAACACTCGGACAACCTGAGGTCAAGTATGCCCGACCGGTCAAGTAAGTAAGCCACCCTCGGCATGTCGTccgttgacatttttttccgtaTCACGTATTCCGTCTGAATTTATTCAGTAACATGTGGTGTGGCAAAACAGAACCGCCTTGCGGAGCATGAAAATACGTACAATCGTTGAACAATAATTGATTGAGATCGGCTATAAGGATTTAGATTATTTGTAATTCTTTCATCGTCATTTCGCCTCTCCTAACGATGGTCCCGATTACTTTCTCGCAGGCTGCGGACAGTTGTTGGCCCCATCAGTCCAGTTTCCGAAGAACGTTCAACCTCGGAATTGAGCAGACGTTACAGTATAACCAGCACCTCGATCAGTCTGAATAATGTAAGAGTCCCTCACCCAAAATCATCCACCTTTCTGCAAGTCAAGGTACACGATCATCCACTATACACCATGTGTTCTCATATCTATCGTACTATACTGAACCCTCCTGAAACCTATCAACCTTCAAGATTTATTTATCTAGAAATATCTTGGATAAGTCAGAGCAAGAAAAGAATAGCTCCCGGGCTCGCGAGTGGGAGATTGATGTTTATCGCATACGAAATGGCATGATCGTTTTTCCCCCAATTTCCGTTCAACGATCATGCCTGTCCTTGCTAATTTTCTACGCAGGAAAGAATTATCATAAAGCGTATGGTTTTATTGAATTGCAGGGTTTTTCACCTGCTAGCACGTCGTCAAACGCGTCGAATTTGCGATGTGGCAAGGAGTCGAAGGATCGACGAAACAGGGAACGCCTACTTCAGGGACCAGGGTCGGAATTCAGCCTGGCGAACCAAGATATGGACTTGGAACTCGATTACTACGACTACAACGTCGTTAATGCAGGAGCTGCTCCCGGATCTTATCTGGGTATGGACCCAGCGTTTTTAGTATGGATACCCCCACTTGATCCCGGAGAATCGGATATAATGCGCGCCATCGAAGAGGATCATCATTACGAGGAGATACCCGAGCGCAGGGGCAGTGCTGGGTCacgtttgaaattgaatacgGAGGGGGCTTCCTTGACACCATCCGAGTACAAATTGATGAGGGAGAGCAAGGCGAGGACCGCTACCCCGGGTTCGGATGGAACCTCTGTGCATTGCCAGAAGGAGATATCGCCAAAACGGATTGACCATGGTGAAAGTCGACTTCACGACGAAATAATCACGGAGTACAGAGCCAGGCTAAGCGAAGGTATTCTACCGATTCACAGAATCCTCGAGGAGTCTAGAGTAAGGGTCAGCGACGAATCGTTGGCTAAATATGTTCACGATGATGCTCTCAATATAGTGCATGCGGACGTCATTCCGAACAGGATGACAGACGAGGGTGAGAAATTTGAGGCAAGATTTGCCCCGAGAGCGAACAGAATCCGACTTTCTGACGAACAGGATCGCAGGAGGAACAAAACCACAAGGAACCCGGATTTGACCAGGGAGAATAAGTTCTCCGACGACGACGGGGGTCGCTCGAGGATGCCGGTAAATGCGGTAAGCACATTCTCTGACGTATTAGACTGCAGCTCGAAGGTCCATCCGAGTCTAAGCAGGAATCGCGGTGTGTCCGAGGAAATCGTTAGGAACAGGGCATATAATGAGAACGAACTCACGAAAACTCCAGATGATCTAAGAGAACGGAGAAACAACTCCGATGCATCGAGGTGCCGGACCAATGGCAGGGGTTCGGGAGATCCGGACAAGGATCGCCGAGACTGGAACGACGAGAGTCATCGTGGGAATATCCCTATGCCAAATGAAAACACGGCGAACGCCCAGCATTTTAGGTTTAAAGAGGATGTAGCCGAACTGAATATAATCAGCGACGTCAGAGTTGGTAACGCTGTCAACATACCCCTCAAGGAATTTCCCATCGGCAGATTCGCCGACTCACCGGCAAAAGTCCACTGCAGGCCGAAGGACAAAAGAAACGAAGCGAATCTCCAGAAAGAGATCCAAAGTCCCGATTACGGGGTCGAGATTGACATTAAGGAGGACTCGAAAGGTTTCTACGAACTTATCGGCGAAGGGGAGGATGGGTTGAAATTTgccgacgacgatgacgattaTAATATTGATAACAAAGTGACAGCTTAGACTTGTAGAGGCGAGAAACCGTGTCCCTGTGGAGTGGGTTGGGCTTCGGTTAAACTCGACCTTACGGCGCAATTCACCGTCGTCGTCGGCAAGCTAGAAGAatctatgaaattttttagtaataatCAGCAATCATAGTGGACTGCCGGACGATGCGAAGAGTTACTATTGTCAGAATTGGGAGAAATGTATACGTTTATACGTATGGATATCCACACAGTAGTCTGATTGTGAGAGTATATGGATGTCCCGTGAACCGTGAGAGAATGTGATTCTTAAGAGTGATACAGCTAGCTTGGCGCTGCTCttcaataaatattgtaaacaGTGCGTGAGCCAAGATATTACCTACTATGAAGAATCACGTTCTCATTCTATTTGCGAGGTAACCATGAgcttatattatacactaCCGTACGATTAACCGATTGGCGGTCAACAAGGCCTACGGCATTGCACGTGAATCTACGACCTACGATCGGGCCGCGTATTTCGGGCATTTTTTGGTGCAATGTATTACGTGAATTATTTTACGAGTATGGACAAACTAGtcacaaataataatttacttgaaatttatttatttatacagcCGTATGAACGAGTGCATTAGCTATAATTAAGATAATACGCGTATCGTATCGTGTCGTATTAAAACTTAATTTAGGGTACACGTAGCGTCAAACTTCGATTACCGGATGTTTTATGGAGACAGAAATTGCCGCGAATCATGCGTTACTCCTCTACATAATATGCGTGTGGGTGGTATCggtaataaattctttaactTGGCCATTTCGTTTCAAAATCACATTTTATCATATCGAAGAATATCGGATCACAAGTCGTGTGTGCGGTTGTAATAATGCATAATATAAGTGAATATACTTACTTTGTGAACGATTTTTAACTTTATGCATACTACGCGTCAAAGTAGGTACTACCGTACGCATGGTAAACGAACGAAATCGCGTACTATACGCATATActtgtgtaaaaattcatGTTCGTTACAAGGGCTAAGATTTAACACACCAGTCTGTAAAATCTCACTTTGCGCTCTTGTATAAGCGAAActgtttacaattttctaatttcaatgcGTCTTGACGTTTTCAGACTTCTAGTATCCGAAAAATATCTAGTCTGCCCGTCTATCCCGAAAAACTCTCGTCATGATCTCTGTAACGGCCAGATGAGACAATGTGAAATTTACACGACTTCAAATTAAAATGATAAGCACGAGAAATGGCCATTATCCATTTTTTTGACCGTACGCTtccatcgaaaaaaaagtcgacAAAATTCGAAGGACTCCGACACAGTTTTTATGAcgtttatagaaaattttatacagatTGCTATAAATCGTATAAAATTATGCAATGGGGAagcaattttgtgaaaaatgaaggaaccattaaaaaaaaaaaaaaaaaaagtcaagaaTATCAGCGGTAAAACATTTTGAACATACTTGATTGTACTTCCAGCAATTAAATTGGGTTGTAAAGTGATGAAAAGTACTGCGAGTAATACTATTTTTACGACTTGTTCACTAAATTTCACTTTGACGTTATTAGCATACATATTATGGGCGTATGATACGCCAGATCATTAGAGTAACATTGCTCATTGATTTTTGAGTCAAGTTTCAACGGTTATAAACGACCGCGTTAGTGCAGAAACGCACATATTACCATGATGTAATACCTGCTTATACAATGCACCTCGTGAATAAAGGTAAACCTACGTCACGGAACAAGATACAATAGCAGTcagaattttcaacaaaagctGCCCCAATCGACCCCAGCTACTTCCAAGGCCTTGAGGTCTTACTACCAAAAGGACGGTATATTCCAATAGagcgaaaaaattatacgtatggGCAACGAAACTTCATTCAACCAAAGTATccgtggaaaagaaaaacgcaTGTTTTTTCATCAGACATAAGCGTTCCTCTCcgatatttatacatatgatATTCAATTTTGTCGAAAAGTGAGCACGTCGTCGAActtaataattaatatctcCCGATTTTATTCATCAGCGAGCAATGGACGATAGCTTATTTTCAAGCGGAACGGAGTCACTTGCGTCAGAAGAAATGCGAGTTACGAAAAAGcgaaaaattctaatttttattatttacaaaaagtaGCGTTGACCGTCCCGAACGCGTGGGGAAATTCACCTATGTAGATGCTGGATGACTATCTGCATGACGGACAATTTATTGTGTGGCGAACACACGTCTGTTCCTATTGCATTTGCTAAACGGTTGTATTTTTAATGTATCAAAATCAAGGTAAGTATGCAAAAAAGTGCCGCAATCGTTACCTGATCAAAAATTAACCTCAAACCGATGATACAGCGGGAACATCATATTCTCGAGCAATGACTCCTCTGATATAACGGAGCTAAAGCATTTGGAAAACGTCGGTTGAATTGCAGCATTGGACACTTGAAagcaacataattttttccatcacgTGGAAAATCAAGGAAATTTGAGGGTAAAACTATTCAGAGACGCCCTGCATTAAGGCTTGCTTGCGTTGTGTGTTTTCCGAAGTACTAAGGGTCACTGGTAAGGTTGCGTTAACGATACGGGGCGCTTGGGTATAATTCGCTTCTAATATATCGGAACTCGATCGTCATTACCAAATGAATTGCAACAAAATAATATGATACCCGATCATCGTAGACGATTGTACTGGCCGTGTGAGAACGCGTGTTCGATATACCGGTCATCGGAGATCGCACTGTCAGAGTCGCATTGCCAAGGACCGGTGCTTAAGTGTGGTCCAGCTTTCAACCTTCCTTGCCGCAGTTGGTCAATATTATTTGTAATGCTCGTTCTTCCGTACAGTCAATAGTCAATAAGGAATATTCCAGTGTGAGATTGGCCAAGTAGAATCCGGACATCACCGGCAACGTCGTATTAACGCGCTGCTATATAAATCACGGTGTTTGCGAGGATGCATAAATAGCAATACTCTTACCTTGTAATGAAATAACCTAGTGGCCAGCCGTATCAGAAGAAttatacatcatcatacatcatacatcatacgtagtattaaagttcgaaagcaaattttggatgttcggatgtccGGATGTTCAGTAAAGTGGCGTCACCCAAAATCTTTTCTCTCTGACGTCATCGATCCATAGTAATCGTCGACGAggaaaatcagctagccgaattcctcagtccggaaacaaccgcgcagtagagaaTACGTATGAGAAttgcgctccgcagatttcgagtaccagGTTCTCTAcatcctggatcctgcgctccaggtccgctacctggcgaaactcgacttccaggacaagcgctccgtagttctgactgtccaggtccttgacctggtgacttttgaccttaaGGAGtaattttccgtagttctgACTGTCCAGGTCCCTGAcctgacctggtgacttttgaccttaaGGAGtaattttccgtagttctgACTGTCCAGGTCCCTGAcctgacctggtgacttttgaccttcaggactaattttccgtagttcctgcgcttcaggtccgctacctggtgaaactcgacttccaggacaagcgctccgtagtttctgcgctccaggtacgCTACCTGGCGAAACTctacttccaggacaagcgctccgtagttctggctgtccaggtccttgacctgatgacttttgaccttcagaactaattttccgtagttctgACTGTCCAGGTCCCTGACCCGGTGACTCTTGaccttcaggactaattttccATAGTTCTGACTGTCCAGCTCCTCCACCTGATGGATCTCGACCCCCTGGAGAAGCGCGCCGTAGTTCCCGCGCTTCAGATCCGCTGCCtcgtgaaactcgacttccaggacaaccgctccgtagtttctgcactccaggtacgctacctgatgaaactcgacttccatgACAAGCGCTATGTAgttttggctgtccaggtcctttaACTTGTGGATTTCGACCTCCAGGAGTAGCTCTCCGTAATTACGTTTTGTTAAAATTGTTGCTGTACATTTAATATCCACTAACAACGGTGTTAACTGCAGGTAGAGATTCACTATGTAAAttattgtatacgtatattacgATACATACGAGCAGAATTATCAGGTACTGAGTTATGTTTTAACATTTTACGAATATACGCGAAACTGCTGACAATAAGGCTTCATCCAAACGAGCACAAAAATCAGCTACAGCAGGCATTCCAACCTTATAGCAGCTTACTCAACTGAGTTAATGATCGTAGGTTGAAGTGGAAATGAAAACAACCGAGTTAATGATCGTAGTGAGCACATAAGTACATCTTGAATTGTGTATTCGCACATATGTTCTGATAATGTATTGATTAACATTTATTACCCATCGAACAATCCTCAAGCAGCGAGGGCGTGAGGTATCTGGTAAAACACCGACTGCGAGTAAGCGAGCGCAGCGAGCGCACGAGCATAAAAACCAGCTACACTGGGCATCCGACCCCGAACGAGCTTCAGTGAGCGAGGGTTTCAAAGctagtttttattatttaatgaaaaggatttcatttgtaataaacaatttgaaatttaatcaacGTGCAAggtatttttaatattgagGTATAAAATGAGTGCTCAGCGCAAGCTGGTCAGTCTAGTCAATTGTACGTACTGATAGCAACAACGGTGATTGTGTTTAATTTGTTTAATCAAATGAAtcttatttatcaatatatACGAATTCAGATTTGAATTTACGACTTCAATATAAAACGagttaaatattcaacgaatCCATAGTAAATAAATAGAAGATTCCGAAGTGAAGATTTCACTGGCTAAAATGTTCcatttaataattcaatcgAATGAACGATACTCGATGTAGCCCAATTAGCAGTTAGGGATCAATAAATGAGCTGTCAAGGTTGTTGAGCAATTATTATCCTGAATGACGTTCAACATAACTAGATTTTTGTATAACTAGTATGTAACTGAATCTTGCCTAATAAGGAAAACCTTCTGTGACCGTCTGTGGCTTTTGACGTTGTTAATCATATTAATTCCGATTTATATCACAGCAAAACTGATTGTTCGTACTTTCTTCTATCTCAATCACAGTTTGCTATGTACCGTTATCTCAATGCCAGATGCAATAATACGTTACAAAAT
It includes:
- the gogo gene encoding uncharacterized protein gogo isoform X3 produces the protein MPVDKSISSRVVVAASHAALSGDLAVLILGLHPSDEPTTVPLTDTDGADTVLEEERGGTGIFQAPLVLRVLRLDGFTSELVGQVTVRPVPSAGGNLSLTVPCGFLSRGGTYSLQLVRKNSPVPSKLTDISSIHDIQMRTTLDVRWPTPSLSLEPQHFETYPRQPVLATIEYTGVSCTPYAGVPVAAYSLELIYCGPSVLSCDTRNKSHVQVLYSEEIMGFPAQKVITLRCELFGQAGHYALRLKPTAGNPTAPTTSAYIKVEWSDEFVFNIHARSVYPCDGGSGGVSVLFEYPACRLQGDRVRVYGRLRADVASLAPPSTLHYLAELKAPPGKHTLTFDCEIFTERFVEYCFSYVSQAITGAMSQVRVDCIPTFLLQDGDAGGWGPWSQWTPCSSSCVGGTRHRYRFCDTPPPKYGAKFCQGQAVETETCGGTNHLDLHGNWNLAEWECRHGKELAAEKPEVAAEIGSVCRCGCLVILDRNKMQRILAASTQACPGRSFWLVQAEANHRVRLHLDQARFPCKEQYVRVRDGDSLTAELLADVAFDKNSPISGTVTSSDTHLLVEFFSGEESAVHASCVGGYLAHATMFANIFSVNETGMPADFLSPKIMAAAGRWAQWLTPAHLAAATLLVLIFLVSVFLALQYAFKYRKYEIAEDLDSLTDNSAFGGSMQGLARRARALSSATLFSEVVSLIRLPRMGSPKHARLQEAPADVEDDYECAGSQAIKDDSEVSEKSGTLKSKGSDENLQTTIVQGSVDTHGRQSSTCSIPTLGQPEVKYARPVKLRTVVGPISPVSEERSTSELSRRYSITSTSISLNNVRVPHPKSSTFLQVKGFSPASTSSNASNLRCGKESKDRRNRERLLQGPGSEFSLANQDMDLELDYYDYNVVNAGAAPGSYLGMDPAFLVWIPPLDPGESDIMRAIEEDHHYEEIPERRGSAGSRLKLNTEGASLTPSEYKLMRESKARTATPGSDGTSVHCQKEISPKRIDHGESRLHDEIITEYRARLSEGILPIHRILEESRVRVSDESLAKYVHDDALNIVHADVIPNRMTDEGEKFEARFAPRANRIRLSDEQDRRRNKTTRNPDLTRENKFSDDDGGRSRMPVNAVSTFSDVLDCSSKVHPSLSRNRGVSEEIVRNRAYNENELTKTPDDLRERRNNSDASRCRTNGRGSGDPDKDRRDWNDESHRGNIPMPNENTANAQHFRFKEDVAELNIISDVRVGNAVNIPLKEFPIGRFADSPAKVHCRPKDKRNEANLQKEIQSPDYGVEIDIKEDSKGFYELIGEGEDGLKFADDDDDYNIDNKVTA
- the gogo gene encoding uncharacterized protein gogo isoform X1, which encodes MSWLSSWSPLQVLLFIVIKYANLSVIMPVDKSISSRVVVAASHAALSGDLAVLILGLHPSDEPTTVPLTDTDGADTVLEEERGGTGIFQAPLVLRVLRLDGFTSELVGQVTVRPVPSAGGNLSLTVPCGFLSRGGTYSLQLVRKNSPVPSKLTDISSIHDIQMRTTLDVRWPTPSLSLEPQHFETYPRQPVLATIEYTGVSCTPYAGVPVAAYSLELIYCGPSVLSCDTRNKSHVQVLYSEEIMGFPAQKVITLRCELFGQAGHYALRLKPTAGNPTAPTTSAYIKVEWSDEFVFNIHARSVYPCDGGSGGVSVLFEYPACRLQGDRVRVYGRLRADVASLAPPSTLHYLAELKAPPGKHTLTFDCEIFTERFVEYCFSYVSQAITGAMSQVRVDCIPTFLLQDGDAGGWGPWSQWTPCSSSCVGGTRHRYRFCDTPPPKYGAKFCQGQAVETETCGGTNHLDLHGNWNLAEWECRHGKELAAEKPEVAAEIGSVCRCGCLVILDRNKMQRILAASTQACPGRSFWLVQAEANHRVRLHLDQARFPCKEQYVRVRDGDSLTAELLADVAFDKNSPISGTVTSSDTHLLVEFFSGEESAVHASCVGGYLAHATMFANIFSVNETGMPADFLSPKIMAAAGRWAQWLTPAHLAAATLLVLIFLVSVFLALQYAFKYRKYEIAEDLDSLTDNSAFGGSMQGLARRARALSSATLFSEVVSLIRLPRMGSPKHARLQEAPADVEDDYECAGSQAIKDDSEVSEKSGTLKSKGSDENLQTTIVQGSVDTHGRQSSTCSIPTLGQPEVKYARPVKLRTVVGPISPVSEERSTSELSRRYSITSTSISLNNVRVPHPKSSTFLQVKGFSPASTSSNASNLRCGKESKDRRNRERLLQGPGSEFSLANQDMDLELDYYDYNVVNAGAAPGSYLGMDPAFLVWIPPLDPGESDIMRAIEEDHHYEEIPERRGSAGSRLKLNTEGASLTPSEYKLMRESKARTATPGSDGTSVHCQKEISPKRIDHGESRLHDEIITEYRARLSEGILPIHRILEESRVRVSDESLAKYVHDDALNIVHADVIPNRMTDEGEKFEARFAPRANRIRLSDEQDRRRNKTTRNPDLTRENKFSDDDGGRSRMPVNAVSTFSDVLDCSSKVHPSLSRNRGVSEEIVRNRAYNENELTKTPDDLRERRNNSDASRCRTNGRGSGDPDKDRRDWNDESHRGNIPMPNENTANAQHFRFKEDVAELNIISDVRVGNAVNIPLKEFPIGRFADSPAKVHCRPKDKRNEANLQKEIQSPDYGVEIDIKEDSKGFYELIGEGEDGLKFADDDDDYNIDNKVTA
- the gogo gene encoding uncharacterized protein gogo isoform X2: MSWLSSWSPLQVLLFIVIKYANLSVIMPVDKSISSRVVVAASHAALSGDLAVLILGLHPSDEPTTVPLTDTDGADTVLEEERGGTGIFQAPLVLRVLRLDGFTSELVGQVTVRPVPSAGGNLSLTVPCGFLSRGGTYSLQLVRKNSPVPSKLTDISSIHDIQMRTTLDVRWPTPSLSLEPQHFETYPRQPVLATIEYTGVSCTPYAGVPVAAYSLELIYCGPSVLSCDTRNKSHVQVLYSEEIMGFPAQKVITLRCELFGQAGHYALRLKPTAGNPTAPTTSAYIKVEWSDEFVFNIHARSVYPCDGGSGGVSVLFEYPACRLQGDRVRVYGRLRADVASLAPPSTLHYLAELKAPPGKHTLTFDCEIFTERFVEYCFSYVSQAITGAMSQVRVDCIPTFLLQDGDAGGWGPWSQWTPCSSSCVGGTRHRYRFCDTPPPKYGAKFCQGQAVETETCGGTNHLDLHGNWNLAEWECRHGKELAAEKPEVAAEIGSVCRCGCLVILDRNKMQRILAASTQACPGRSFWLVQAEANHRVRLHLDQARFPCKEQYVRVRDGDSLTAELLADVAFDKNSPISGTVTSSDTHLLVEFFSGEESAVHASCVGGYLAHATMFANIFSVNETGMPADFLSPKIMAAAGRWAQWLTPAHLAAATLLVLIFLVSVFLALQYAFKYRKYEIAEDLDSLTDNSAFGGSMQGLARRARALSSATLFSEVVSLIRLPRMGSPKHARLQEAPADVEDDYECAGSQAIKDDSEVSEKSGTLKSKGSDENLQTTIVQGSVDTHGRQSSTCSIPTLGQPEVKYARPVKLRTVVGPISPVSEERSTSELSRRYSITSTSISLNNGFSPASTSSNASNLRCGKESKDRRNRERLLQGPGSEFSLANQDMDLELDYYDYNVVNAGAAPGSYLGMDPAFLVWIPPLDPGESDIMRAIEEDHHYEEIPERRGSAGSRLKLNTEGASLTPSEYKLMRESKARTATPGSDGTSVHCQKEISPKRIDHGESRLHDEIITEYRARLSEGILPIHRILEESRVRVSDESLAKYVHDDALNIVHADVIPNRMTDEGEKFEARFAPRANRIRLSDEQDRRRNKTTRNPDLTRENKFSDDDGGRSRMPVNAVSTFSDVLDCSSKVHPSLSRNRGVSEEIVRNRAYNENELTKTPDDLRERRNNSDASRCRTNGRGSGDPDKDRRDWNDESHRGNIPMPNENTANAQHFRFKEDVAELNIISDVRVGNAVNIPLKEFPIGRFADSPAKVHCRPKDKRNEANLQKEIQSPDYGVEIDIKEDSKGFYELIGEGEDGLKFADDDDDYNIDNKVTA
- the LOC138191326 gene encoding uncharacterized protein gives rise to the protein MKLTPLLVDIKCTATILTKRNYGELLLEVEIHKLKDLDSQNYIALVMEVEFHQVAYLECRNYGAVVLEVEFHEAADLKRGNYGALLQGVEIHQVEELDSQNYGKLVLKVKSHRVRDLDSQNYGKLVLKVKSHQVKDLDSQNYGALVLEVEFRQVAYLERRNYGALVLEVEFHQVADLKRRNYGKLVLKVKSHQSPGQVRDLDSQNYGKLLLKVKSHQVKDLDSQNYGALVLEVEFRQVADLERRIQDVENLVLEICGAQFSYVFSTARLFPD